The proteins below come from a single Acaryochloris sp. CCMEE 5410 genomic window:
- a CDS encoding PIN/TRAM domain-containing protein — protein sequence MLDLFIILTFIAVGAAVGFRGVDILPDLLTPSELEGVNIDGLRWVITGFGALLSLGIGFAAQVSCRRIEKKIKALPTDVLLSRSAGLFLGLLVANLMLAPIFLFPLPKEFAFIKPTAAVLGSLIFAFLGLTLADIHGQTILRLINPNSIETMLLAEGTLQPSPTKVLDTSCIIDGRIEGLLLTGFLDGQILVPRFILQELQTLADAGNDQKRARGRRGLDILNRLRTEYPERITIHPADYEDVSTVDAKLVRLAQDINASMVTNDYNLNKVASVQNIQVLNVNDLAKSLRPIYLPGDSLDLKIIKAGKEPAQGVGYLEDGTMVVVEEASNHIGDKVPVVVTSALQTSAGRMIFARPQTAWA from the coding sequence ATGCTAGACCTATTTATCATCTTGACCTTCATTGCTGTAGGTGCAGCAGTGGGTTTTCGGGGCGTCGATATCTTACCCGACCTGTTGACCCCCAGCGAATTAGAAGGGGTTAACATTGACGGTCTGCGGTGGGTAATTACGGGCTTTGGGGCCCTCCTTAGTTTAGGCATCGGGTTCGCCGCTCAGGTCTCTTGCCGTCGAATTGAGAAAAAGATAAAAGCCTTACCCACGGATGTCTTACTCAGCCGATCAGCTGGTCTATTTCTGGGACTTTTAGTGGCCAATCTGATGTTGGCTCCTATCTTTTTATTCCCATTACCTAAGGAGTTTGCATTTATTAAGCCCACGGCAGCGGTTTTGGGCAGTCTTATCTTTGCATTTTTGGGGTTAACCTTAGCCGATATTCATGGCCAAACCATTTTGCGGCTAATCAATCCCAACTCCATTGAAACCATGCTGCTGGCAGAAGGAACGCTACAACCGTCCCCAACGAAAGTTTTGGATACCAGCTGCATTATTGATGGCCGGATTGAAGGGCTATTGCTCACGGGTTTCTTGGATGGCCAAATTTTGGTCCCTCGTTTTATTTTGCAAGAACTGCAAACCCTTGCCGATGCAGGCAATGACCAAAAACGAGCCCGAGGGCGGCGAGGATTAGATATTCTCAACCGTTTGCGCACAGAATATCCGGAACGGATCACCATACATCCTGCAGATTATGAGGATGTTTCTACCGTGGATGCGAAGCTGGTGCGACTGGCCCAGGATATCAACGCATCTATGGTCACCAACGACTACAACCTCAACAAAGTCGCCAGCGTCCAAAATATCCAGGTTCTCAATGTCAATGATTTGGCAAAGTCCCTACGACCAATTTATTTGCCGGGAGATAGCTTAGATCTCAAAATTATCAAGGCAGGTAAAGAGCCTGCCCAAGGGGTGGGGTATTTAGAAGATGGCACGATGGTGGTGGTAGAAGAAGCCAGCAACCATATTGGTGACAAGGTACCAGTCGTGGTGACTAGTGCGTTACAGACCTCGGCGGGCCGCATGATTTTTGCCCGTCCGCAAACCGCTTGGGCCTAA